The genomic interval TGCGTGTCTTCTGCGGACCCAGCGGCGGATACGGCAACGAACTCGGCGTCGTCCGCGAGGGTTCCGTCATGCCGGACCCGGACGAGCGGCAGGTGTTCGCGGGGAAACTCGGCTTCAGCGAGACGGTGTTCGTCGACGACCCCGAGCGCGGAGTCATCGACATCTACACCCCGACCACCCGCCTGCCCTTCGCCGGCCACCCCTGCGTCGGCACGGCCTGGCTCCTGGACATACCCGAACTGGTCACCCCCGCAGGCATCGTGGGCACCCGCCTCGACGGCGAGTTCAGCTGGATCGAGGCACTCCCGGAGTGGGCCCCGCCCCGCACCCTCCGCCAGTACGCCACCGCCCGCGAGGTCGACGCCCTCCCCGTCCCCCCGCCCGGTGAGTGGATCTACGCCTGGGCCTGGGAGGACGAGGCAGCGGGCCGCATCCGCGCCCGAGCGTTCCCCGGCCGCGACGACGGCATCCAGGAGGACGAGGCGACGGGTGCGGCGGCGTTGCTGTTGACCGACCAGTTGGGCCGCGCCCTCAACATCACGCAGGGCGCGGGTTCCCAGATACTTACGGCTCCGCAGCCGGGGGGTTGGGTGGAGGTCGGGGGGCGGGTGTTCCTGGAGCGCTGACGGTTCAGTAGCGCTGCCTTTTTACGCGGGCGGGCGTCCCCCGGCAACGCTCCCGCAGACAACCAACCGCTCACGCGGACAGCGGGAACTCCTCACCCAGCGCCCGAAAGACCCCCGTGTTCAACGCGAACGCCCGCCTGCACTCGGCCACGACCCGCTGCTTCTCCAGATCATCGACCTGAACCCCGTCCAGCAACTCCCGATACCCCCGCTTGAACGCCGCCGGGTTCCCGATCCCCTCGAACACATAGAACCGCACCCCGTCCCCCTTCCGGGAGAACCCCCACGTCCGCTCCGCCTTGTCCCGGATGATCTGCCCGCCGGAGAGGTCCCCGAGGTAACGCGTGTAGTGATGGGCGATGTACCCGGCCGGCCACAACTCCGCGCACTCCCGCACCCGTTCGGCATAGGCCCGCGTCGCGGGAAGCGCGGTCAGCCCCGCCCGCCAGTCCGCACCCCGCAGATGCTCAAGGTCCCGCTCCAGCGCCGGCAGTCGGAACAACTCGGCCTGGATGAACGCCCCGGCCACCGGATCCGCCGCGAGGCGCTCCGCCCCGGTCTCCAACGCCTCGTAGACGAACCACAATTGCTCGGTGTACCGGGCGTACGCGTCCACGCCCAGCCGGCCGCCGAGCAGATCGCTCATGAAGGTGGAGGTCTCGGCCTCCACGTGCTGTTCGTGGGACGCGGTGCGGATGACTGTCGAGAAGGAGTCCATGAGCCCTATCCTCTAAGGCAAGGCTTACCTAAGTCAACAGGTTTGCCGACACCCTGTCGGTAAAAGGGTACAGAAAAACGGCCCGCCCCACGAGAGAGCGGACCGCTGTGACCAGGTGCGGGGCCCGACAGGACTTCTGCGGGAGCCCTACGGCAGCGTCAGGACCTCCGCCCCCGTCTCCGTCACCACCAACGTGTGCTCGAACTGCGCCGTCCGCTTCCGGTCCTTCGTGACGACCGTCCACCCGTCGTCCCACAGGTCGTACTCGTACGTCCCCAGCGTCAGCATCGGCTCGATGGTGAACGTCATCCCGGGCTGGATGACCGTCGTCGCGTGCGGGCTGTCGTAGTGCGGGACGATCAGGCCGGAGTGGAAGGACGAGTTGATGCCGTGGCCGGTGAAGTCCCGGACCACGCCGTAGCCGAAGCGCTTGGCGTACGACTCGATGACCCGGCCGATGATGTTGATCTGGCGGCCCGGCCTGACCGCCTTGATCGCGCGGTCCAGGGACTCGCGGGTGCGCTCGACCAGCAGCCGGGACTCCTCGTCGACGTCACCGACCAGGTAGGTCGCGTTGTTGTCGCCGTGCACGCCGCCGATGTACGCCGTCACGTCGAGGTTGATGATGTCGCCGTCGCGCAGCACTGTGGAGTCCGGAATGCCGTGGCAGATCACCTCGTTGAGCGAGGTGCACAGGGACTTGGGGAAGCCGCGGTAGCCGAGCGTCGACGGGTAGGCGCCGTGGTCGCACATGTACTCGTGCGCCACGCGGTCGAGTTCGTCCGTGGTCACCCCCGGCGAGATGATCTTCGCGGCCTCCGCCATCGCCCGCGCGGCGATCCGCCCGGCGACGCGCATCGCCTCGATCGTCTCGGGGGTCTGCACCTCCGGCCCGGTGTACGGGGTCGGCGCGGGCTTGCCGACGTACTCGGGGCGACGGATGTTTCCGGGCACGGGACGGGTGGGGGAGAGCTCCCCTGGTACGAGCAGCGACTGGCCAGACATGCCAGCGAGTCTAACCAGCGGACATGGGGGAACATGGCCGTAGGGAAAGGAGCCGTTGATGGCCCTGTTCAAGAAGCGCACGGTCGGGAAGCCCGGCGAGTGGTACTACTGCCTCGAACACAAGAAGGTCGAGGAGGGGCCGGAGTGCCCCGCCAAGGACCGGTTCGGGCCGTACACCACCCGCGCCGAGGCTGAACACGCGATGGAGACGGCCCGCGAGCGCAACCTGGAGTGGGAGAACGACCCCAAGTGGCACGACGCGACCAAGGGCACGGACGACGACTGACCGGCTCGCGCCACGACGGGCTCCGGCGGTGACCTGATCGGCTCGCGCCGCGACGGGCATCGGCGGCGGTGACCTGATCAGGCCGCGCTACGACGGGCTCCGGCGCCGACCGCTCAGGCGTCGGCCGGGGCTGCGGGGGGCGTAGGGGTCGTACGGGTCGTACGGGTCGTAGGAGTCGCCGCCGCCCGCTGCGCCTTCAGCCGTAGCGCGTGCTCGTCCGTCCGCGCGTCGTACGACATCAGCTTCGGCAGTCCCACGGCCAGCAGCCCCACCGCTCCCACGCACATCAGCCCGCCCGCCCACACCGAGGTCCGCACCCCGGACAGGGCGGCCATGCCACCGGACCTGACCTGGCCCAGCTGCGGGCCCACCGAGTAGGACAGCAGCTCGATCCCGGCGAGCCGGCCGCGCAGCTCGTCCGGGATCGTCTGGTTCCAGATGACCCCGCGGAAGATGCCGCTGACCATGTCGCAGCCGCCGGCGACGGTGAGGAACAGCAGCACCAGCCACACGTTGCCGACCGCGCCCGCGCAGGCGATCGCCGCGCCCCACAGCGCCGCCGCCAGCACCACCATCCGCCCGTGCCGCTGGATCCGCGAGGTCCAGCCACTGGTCACACTCACCAGCAGGGCACCGGCCGGAACGGTCGAGTACATCAGCCCCAGCGCCCACGGGGCGTGCAGATCATCGGCGAGGAACGGCAGCACGGCGAGCGGCATCGCGAAGAACATCGCCGCGAGGTCGATGGCGTAGGTCCCGAGCAGTTCCTTACGGCTCCACGCGTACCGGGCGCCCTCCGCGATCGCCTTCAACGACGGCTTCCGCGCCTCGTGGGCGCCGGGGGAGGCGGCGATACGGAAGATCAGGACGACGGATACCGCGAACGTCAGCGTGTCCGCCGCGAACGCGTAGGGCAGCCCCGCGAACGCCACCACCACACCCGCCAGCGCCGGGCCCGTGACCCCGCCGACCGTCCAGCGCAGGGAGTTGAGCGCGGACGCGGCCGTCATGTGCTCGTGGGCCACGATCCGCGGCCACAGCGAGTCCAGCGCGGGCCGCTGGATCGAACCGAGGACGGAGGTCAGGGCCGCGAAGACATACAGCGGCCATACGGCGGGGTGCGGCAACAGCGAGTTGAACAGCAGCGCCCCGCAGAGCACGCCCTGCCCGACCTCGGTCCAGACGATCAACTTCCGCTTGTCCCACGCGTCCGCGAGCGCACCGCCGTAGAGCCCGAACACGATCAACGGCACCAACTCCACGGCACCGACCGCACCCACCGCCGCGGCGGAGTCGGTTAGTTCCTTGATCTGCACCGGAAGCGCGACGAACGTCAGGAAGGTACCGAAGTTCGAGACCAGCCCCGCGATCCAAAGCCTGCGGAAGTCGACGGAGGCGTGCCAGGGGGCGAGGTCGGGGAGGAGGGCGCGGAGGCCCGTGGGGGGTTCGGCGGGGGGATCGGCGCTGTCGGTCACGAGGGGTAATGGTTGGGGTGGGGGGTGGGGGTGGCAAGCGGATTTCCGCGGGGCGGGTTGTGGGGGTGACCGGAATTCGTCGGGGGTCGGTGAGTAGGTGCGCAGGTGGTGGTCGGTGGGTGACTGGCGGTCGGTGTGGGGGAGTCGGTGGTGGCGACCTGCCTCGGTCCTTTGGGGGCGCCGGCCTGGCACCGATTTCCTCGTCCGCTTTCGACCGACCAGTACGGGTGGTCGGCGGGCGGCGTGGGGGAGTTGGCGGTCGCGATGTGCCGGGGTCACTTGTAGGTGGGGGTCTGGCGCCGCTTTTCTCGCCCACTCTTCAGGCGACCTAGACGGGTGGGCGGGTGGGAAACCGACGGCGGTGGTGATGCGCCGGGTTCACTTGTAGGTGGGGGTCTGGCGCCGCTTTTCTCGCCCACTCTTCAGGCGACCTAGACGGGTGGGCGGGTGGGTAACCGACGGCGGTGGTGATGTGCCGGGGTCACTTGGAGGCGGCGGTCTGGTGCTGCTTTTCGCGTCCACTTCTCAACCGCCTAGACGGGCGGGTGGGTGGGCGACCGGCGGCGGTGGTGACGCGTAACGGTCACTTGTAGGCTGCGGTCTGGTGTCGCTCCTTTCGTCCACCTCTCAGCCGACCTAGACAGGTGGGTGGGTGGGTGGGAAACCTGTTACCAAGGCGCAGGCGGCGGTGCCGTCAGATGGTCCGTCAGGCGGGACAAACGGTCACGGAAGCGGCGCCGCCCCCGTGTCGCCGGGAGGACGTTCTCGCCGGCCGCCGCGCTCACCAGGTGCTGGACGGTGTCGAGGTCCAGGTCCGTGCCCTCGGGTACGGGGAGTGACTCGTGGGCCAGGGAGGCGAGTTCGCGGTCACCGGAGCCCAGCGAGAGGACGGTCGCCCCGGCCCGGCGGGCGTCGTGCACCCGTTCCAGGAGCGGGTCACCGGGGACCTCGGGGGACACCACCAGCAGCGTTTCCCCACGCCGGGCCGCCTCGATCCGGCCGAGCCCGACCGCCAGGTGCGCCGGATCCGAGGGACGCGCGTCATGTCGTACGAGAGTCGGTGCCAGCTCGGGCGTACCCGACCACGCGGCCTCGTCGACCAGGTGCGCCGCGAGATGCCACGGCTCGTACGCCGGCGTGCCCACCAGCAACAGCCCACCCCCGTGCGACACCACCGACCCGCGCAACACCCCCGCGAACCGTCGGGTCGCCCCCAACCACTCGGTCCCGGCGAGCACTTCACGCAACAGCGCGACCCGTACGGCGTCCATGTCCGCGCATCCTGCCTCAACCGGCCACTCGTGACGCGGAGTTCACCACGAATTCGCCCAACTTGGGGATGGTGCGGGCTCATCGGTCCCACAAGGAGTCACCTCATGACAGAAACCGCAGAGACCTCAGAGGCCGCAGAGACCGCGGATGTATCCGTCCCCTTCATCGCCGGCCAAGGCGGCTACGCGAGCTACCGCATCCCCGCCGTCGTGGTCACCGCCACCGGCACCCTCCTCGCGTTCTGCGAAGGCCGCGTCGACTCAGCGAGCGACCACGGCCACATCGAGATCGTCCTGCGGCGTTCCACGGACGGCGGCCGCACCTGGGGCCCGCTCACCCCCGCCGCCACCAACGGCCCCCACCTCGCGGGCAACCCCGCCCCCGTCGTCCTCGACACCGGCCGCGTCCTGCTCGTCTACGTCCGCGCGACCGCCACCGCCACCGAGGACGCCATCCTGCGCGGCCAGGTGAAGCCGGCCGACGGGCGCAGGATCTGGGTGCGGTACAGCGACGACGACGGTGTCACCTGGTCGAGTTCGACGGAGATCACCGACCGGGTGAAGAAGCCCGAGTGGCGCTGGTACGCCACCACGCCCGGGCACGCGATCCAGTTGAGCACCGGCCGTGTGGTCGTCGCCGCCAACCACACGATCCCGCCCACCGGCACGGACGTAGGCAATGAGGCGAAGTACAACAGCGGCCATTGCCTGCTCAGCGACGACAGGGGCGAGACGTGGTCCCTCGGTTACGTCGACGAGAACCCGGACGGCTACGTCAACTGCAACGAGACCACCGCTGCCGAACTCCCGGACGGGCGCGTCTACTTCAACACCCGCAACGACTCCCCGTCCCCCGGAAACCGCGCCGACGCGTACTCGACGGACGGCGGCACGACGCTCACGAAACCCTTCCGCCCGCAGGCCGGCCTCACCGCCCCGGTCTGTGAGGCCGGCGTCCTCCAACTCCGCGACCCGGACGTGCTGTTGTACTCCGGCCCCGCCGACCCGGCCGCCCGCGCCCTGATGACCCTGCGCGCCTCCACCGACGCCGGCACCACCTGGCGCCCCGTGCACACGGTCGACGGACTGCCCGCCGCCTACTCCGACCTCGTACGCGTCGACGACGACACGGTCGGACTCCTCTACGAGACCGGCGACTTCGGGCCGTACGAGACGATCACCTTCCGCCGGGTCCCCGTGACGGACCTCACCTGACCCGATACGGGTCCGGAGCCGGACGTAAAGTCGGCCCATGACCTCTACCGACAGTGCTGCACAGACCCCCGGGACGACCCCCGCGACGGACTCCGGGACCGCCCCCGCGAAGGCCCCCGCCAAGGACCCGTGGGACCTTCCCGACGTCTCCGGACTGGTCGTCGGCGTGCTCGGCGGGACCGGGCCGCAGGGCAAGGGCCTCGCCTACCGGCTCGCCAAGGCCGGCCAGAAGGTGATCATCGGCTCCCGCGCCGCCGACCGCGCGCAGGCCGCCGCCGACGAACTCGGCCACGGGGTCGAGGGCGCCGACAACGCCGAGACCGCGCGCCGCAGCGACGTCGTGATCGTCGCCGTGCCCTGGGACGGCCACGGCAAGACCCTGGAGTCGCTGCGCGAGGAACTGGCCGGCAAGCTCGTCGTCGACTGCGTCAACCCGCTCGGCTTCGACAAGAAGGGCGCCTACGCGCTGAAGCCGGAGGAGGGCAGCGCCGCCGAACAGGCCGCCGCCCTGCTGCCCGACTCGCGGGTCGCCGCCGCCTTCCACCACCTGTCGGCGGTGCTGCTCATGGACACGGAGATCGCCGAGATCGACACCGATGTGATGGTGCTGGGCGAGGAGCGCGCCGACGTCGAGATCGTGCAGGCGCTGGCCGGCCGTATCCCCGGCATGCGCGGCGTCTTCGCCGGCCGGCTGCGCAACGCCCACCAGGTGGAGTCCCTGGTCGCGAACCTGATCTCCGTCAACCGCCGCTACAAGGCACACGCGGGCCTGCGCGTCACGGACGTCTGAGCGGGTGGGGGACACTGGTGGCAACCGACCACCGGTGTCCCCTTTGTTCTGCCGACAGGAGCCGATCCCATGCCCCGCCTCGCCCTCTACGCCCTCGTCGTCTGCCTGCTCGCCGTGGCCGCGGCGGTCGTCTCCTTCGTACAGGGCAGCCTGCTCGGGATCGTGTGGGTGCTGATCGCGGGCCTCTCGTCCAACATGTGCTGGTACTACCTGAAGCGCGGTCGCTCGGTCACCCGTTGATCGAGCAGAACTCGTTGGTGCCCTGCCAGAAGCGGTACAGGTTCTGCCCGCAGTAGGTCTCGAAGTCGCTGATGCCGAGGCCGCGCAGGATCGCGTCGATCACATCGAAGAAGTACGTGTTGATCGACGGCACCCACAGCAGCGCGAACACGAACAGCAGGCCGAACGGCGCGAACGGCTCCACCTGCCGCTTGATGTTGTACGACAGCCAGGGCTCGATCACGCCGTAGCCGTCCAGGCCCGGCACCGGCAGGAAGTTCAGCAGCGCGGCCGTGACCTGGAGCAGCGCGAGGAACGCCAGCGCGAACCGGAAGTCCCGCGGCACCCCGTCGAGCGAGTGCAGCCAGAACGGCGCGGTGCAGACGGCCGCGAACAGCACGTTCGTCAGCGGACCGGCCGCCGAGATCAGGCTGTGCTTCCAGCGGCCCTGGATCCGGTTGCGCTCGATGAACACCGCGCCACCGGGCAGACCGATGCCGCCCATGATGACGAAGATCACCGGGAGCACGATGCTGAGCAGCGCGTGCGTGTACTTCAGCGGGTTGAGGGTGAGATAGCCCTTCGAGCCGACCGAGATGTCACCGCTGTGCAGGGCGGTGCGGGCGTGCGCGTACTCGTGCAGACACAGCGAGACGATCCAGGCCGCCGTCACGAACAGGAACACGGCGATGCCCGGCTTCTCGGCGAACCCGGTCCAGGTGGCCCAGCCGGTCACCGCCGTGACAGCCAGGATCCCGAGGAAGACGGGACTGATCCGCCGGTCGCTGGGGCGGGTGGTGGTGGCGGTCATGGGGGCGGGCTCCCTGCTGGGTCGGTGGACGCGAAGCCCGACGGTACCGGGCACGGGGGGAAAACGTCTCGCGAGCGGCCGTCGGTTCCGGGGAAGGTGGGGACATGGGACTCTGGCACGCGTTCTACGACCCCGTCACCCCTCGGGCGCTTCTTGGGGAGGCGTCGTAGCGCGCCCGGCGCCGCGCCGCCGCAACCCCGTGACCGCTTTCCACGCCACCGGAGACAATGGACCCCGTGCGCTATCGCATTCTCGGCACCACCCAGGCACTACGACCCGACGGTACGCCCGTCCCGGTCGGCGGGGCGCGGCTGCGCGCCCTGCTCACCGTGCTCGCCCTGCGGCCCGGTCGGACCGTGCCCGCGAGCCTCCTGGTGGACGAGGTGTGGGGCGTGGACACGCCGGCGGACGCCACGGGTGCGCTCCAGGCGCTGGTGGGCAGGCTGCGCCGGGCGCTCGGCGCCGACGCGATCACCTCGGCGGAGAGCGGCTACCGGCTCGCCGCCGCCCCCGACGACATCGACCTGCACCGTTTCGAGCGGCTGGCGGGGGAGGGGCTGCGGGCGCTGGCCGACGGCAACCCCGCGAAGGCGGCCGAGGTCCTGGACGACGCGCTCGCCCTGTGGAGCGGCCCGGCCCTGGCCGACCTCCCCGACCGCACGGCGGAGGCGGCCCGCTGGGAGACCCGCCACCTGGACGCCCGCCGCGCCCGCCTCACCGCGGCCGTCTCCCTCGGCGACGCGGACACCGCCCTCCCCGAACTGACCGCCCTCTGCGACACCCACCCCCTCGACGAACCCCTCCAGTCGCTACGCCTGCGTGCCCTCCGCGCGACGGGCCGCACGGCGGAGGCACTGGCCGCGTACGAGGACGTACGACAGCTCCTCGCGGACCGGCTGGGCTCCGACCCGGGTACCGAACTGCGGGCGCTGCACGGGGAGTTGCTCAGCCTCGCCCCCGCGCCCGCGCCCAGTACGTCCACCCCCACCCCCGTGGTCGTCTCTTCCCCCCGAGCCACCCCACCCCCCGGCAACCTCCGGGCCCGCCTCACCTCCTTCGTCGGCCGGGAGGCCGACATCGACGTCATCCGGGGTGATCTCGCCTCGGCCCGGCTCGTGACGCTGCTCGGACCCGGCGGGGCCGGGAAGACGCGGCTGTCGCAGGAGGCCGCCGAAGGGGTGCGGGACGCGGCGCGGGACGGGGTGTGGCTGGCCGAACTCGCCCCCGTGGACGACCCCGACGCCGTACCGACGGCCGTCCTCACCGCCGTCGGCGCGCGCGAGACCGTGATGTACGGCGCCGGCGCCGAGGCGATCCGGGCCGCCGGCGGCGAGCGGCACGACAAACCCGTCGACCGGCTCGCCGAACACTGCGGCAGCCGCCGGATGCTGATCGTCCTCGACAACTGCGAGCACGTCGTGGACGCCGCCGCCCGCCTCGTGGAGACCCTGCTGGAGCGCTGCCCCGCCCTCACCGTGCTCGCCACCAGCCGTGAACCCCTGGGCGTACCGGGCGAGTTGCTGCGCCCGGTGGAGCCACTGCCCGACCCCGTCGCGCTACGGCTGCTCGCCGACCGGGGTGCCGCCGCCCGGCCCGGGTTCAGCGTCGAGGACGACCCCGAGGCCTGCGCCGAGATCTGCCGGCGCCTCGACGGACTGCCCCTCGCCATCGAGCTGGCGGCAGCCAGGCTACGGATGTTGACGCCGCGTCAGATCGCCGACCGGCTCGACGACCGCTTCCGGCTGCTCACTTCGGGCAGTCGTACGCTGCGGCCCCGCCAGCAGACCCTGCGGGCGGTCGTCGACTGGTCCTGGGACCTGCTGGACGCGGACGAACGGGACGTGCTGAGCACCCTGTCCGTCTTCGCCGGCGGCTGCGACCTCGCCGCCGCCGAGGCCGTGTGCGGGCCGGTCGCGTTCGAGACGCTCGGCTCCCTCGTCGACAAGTCCCTTGTGGTGGCGGCCCCTTCGGGCGACGGGGAGATGCGCTACCGGCTCCTGGAGACCGTCGCCGAGTACGCGGGCGAACGGCTCGACGAGGCCGGCCGCCGCCCCCGCGCCGAGCGCGCCCACCTGACGTACTACCGCGAACTCGCCCGCACCACCGACCCGTTGCTGCGCGGCCCCGGCCAACTCGCCGCCGTAGGACGACTGGAGCTCGAATACGAGAACCTCCGCACCGCCCTGCGGCATGCCGTCGCCGAGCGCGACGAGCAGGAGGCGATCTGCCTCGTCCTGTCGCTGACCTGGTACTGGCACATGCGCGACGTCCGCATGGAGGCCCGCAACTGGTGCGTCGAGGTCATGGCCCTGGGGCCGGACCCCTTCGCCACCCCCGTCCAGCGCGCCGCCGCGGTCTGGCAGCGCTGCACCGACGTTCCGCCCCCGCTCACCGGAGAACTCCTCGCCGAGGCCCGGCGCGGACTCCATCTCGCGCATCTGGCCTGTATGGACACGGAGTTGGACGCCTGGGAGGCGCCGGCCGCGAAGGAGAAGCTGCGCCTCATCGCCGAGGTCTACGAACCGGGCCTGCCGCAGACCTGCCGTACGCCCGGCATGTTCTGGTTCTTCGCCGTGCTGCTCAGCGGCGGCGTGGAGCGGCTGCCCGTGATCCTCGACGCCGACATCCACACCTGCCGCACCAACCCCGGCATGGAGTGGGAGCTGGCCACCACCCTCCAGATGCGCGCCAACATGCTCGCCAACCGCACCGACTGGGCGGGCGACGCGGCCCGGGACGCCGACGAGTCGCTGGAGATTTTCCGCCGCCTCGGCGACGCCTGGGGCTCCGCCGAGGCGCTCTCCGCCCGCGCCGAGGCACGGGAACGCACCGGCGACTACCGACTGGCTGCCCTCGACTACGAGGCCGCGATCGAACAGGCCGAACGGCTCGGCGCCCACGGCCAGACGGCCGTACTCGGCGCCCGGCTGGGGAGCGCGCTCATCGAGGCCGGCGAGTTCGAGCGGGGCGAGCGCCTGCTGCGCGAGGTGATCGAGCAGCAGCACGGGCAGGGCAGCGAGGCGATGCCCGCCGCCCGGATGTTCCTCGCGAGCCGGCTCACCATGTCCGGCCGCGTCGAGGAGGCACGCGAGGAGATGCGGTTGCTGCGCGAGGAGTTCCCGATCTCCCACTTCGTCGTCTTCGACGCGTTCATCCTCGGCTCGGAGGCGTGGGTGGAGGCGGTCGACGGGAACTACGAGGAGTCCCTGGACAAGGTCCGCAAAGCGCTGGAGCGGGCCGGTGACCCCTTGTCCGAGGCCATCGCCCCGAACATGGTCTCCCTGTACCTGGGGGTCGCCGCGGTCGTCCTCGTCGAAGTCGACGGCGGCAGCCGGGCCAAGGTCGGTGTCCGCTGCCTCGTCGCGGCGCGGGCGCTGCTGCCGCAGGGGCATGTCGCGACCTCCGTCGAGCGCGAGGTGTACCGCCAGGCCGAGCTGCGAGCGCGCGCCGTGCTCGGCGACGCGGCCTATGAGTCGTACGAGACCGAGTACGCCGAAGGCGACAGCCTCTCCGCGAGGGAGGCTGCCGCCCTGGTGTGAGGCCGGCACGGACCCGGTGGGACGGGACGCACGGCCGGGTCAGGTCTTGGTGCGGAACTTGTAGATCGAGATCGGGGCCATCACCGCGGTGAGCCCCACCGACCAGGCCAGCGTCAGCAGCACGCCGTGGGCGACCGGGCCGCCGACCATCAGCCCGCGGGCCGCGTCGGCCAGGGCGGACAGCGGGTTGTAGTCGGTGAAGTTCTGGAGCCAGCCCGGCATCGACCCGGTCGGCGCGAAGATCGACGAGCCGAACTGCAACGGCATCAGCACCAGGAAGCCCATGGCCTGCACGGACTGCGCGCTCTTCATGGTCACGCCGAGGGTGAGGAACACCCACATCAGGGCCGAGCCGAACACGGCGGACAGTCCGATCGCGGCGAGCATGCCGAGCCAGTGGTGGATGTGGAAGCCGACGAGGACACCGACGACCATCAGCACGGCGGACGCGACCAGCATCCGCATCAT from Streptomyces sp. NBC_01288 carries:
- a CDS encoding ABC transporter permease — encoded protein: MSAVTVSPAGVSAADPRIPLRNHLRHTGALIRRNLLWIRQDPESMFDAILFPVIFTLLFVYVFGGSIGQSLGGGQEAYVQYVVPGLLAMMGMNMAQGVGTGFNTDFHTGVMDRFRSLPIGRASVLIAKISVEMMRMLVASAVLMVVGVLVGFHIHHWLGMLAAIGLSAVFGSALMWVFLTLGVTMKSAQSVQAMGFLVLMPLQFGSSIFAPTGSMPGWLQNFTDYNPLSALADAARGLMVGGPVAHGVLLTLAWSVGLTAVMAPISIYKFRTKT